One segment of Candidatus Micropelagos thuwalensis DNA contains the following:
- a CDS encoding TorF family putative porin, which yields MLISLKDHLVKTTAIGLLLGSASLAAPAKAESSLEGNIGFTNNYVWRGMTQTDDQAAISGGLDFSAGGFYAGTWASNVDFADDTNSEQDVYFGYAGDAGDFSYDVGYIAYMYSGGDDLDFSEVYLSVGASGFSLTYSYLVDADYDADSGDETYLSFDYELPLAGDFGVSLHYGIYDKDSEADEQTDFGMTISKDDFSLTFSQVDDEFFANDEDMKIFVSYGIGF from the coding sequence ATGTTAATTTCACTCAAAGACCATTTGGTAAAAACAACAGCAATTGGACTTTTGCTTGGTTCTGCATCTTTGGCAGCCCCAGCAAAAGCAGAGTCTTCACTAGAGGGTAACATCGGTTTCACGAACAATTACGTTTGGCGCGGTATGACTCAGACCGATGACCAAGCAGCCATATCTGGTGGGCTAGATTTCTCTGCTGGAGGCTTCTATGCAGGCACTTGGGCATCGAACGTTGATTTTGCAGATGATACAAACTCTGAACAAGATGTTTACTTCGGTTACGCCGGTGATGCTGGAGATTTTAGTTATGACGTTGGTTACATTGCCTACATGTATTCAGGCGGTGACGACCTCGATTTCTCAGAAGTATACCTCTCAGTCGGGGCATCAGGATTTTCATTAACATACTCATATCTTGTAGATGCAGATTATGATGCTGATAGCGGAGACGAAACATACTTGTCATTCGATTATGAACTTCCATTGGCTGGCGATTTCGGTGTTAGCCTCCATTACGGAATTTATGACAAAGACTCCGAGGCAGATGAGCAAACTGACTTCGGAATGACAATTTCCAAAGACGATTTTTCACTCACATTTAGTCAAGTTGATGATGAGTTTTTCGCCAACGATGAAGACATGAAAATCTTCGTCTCTTACGGAATTGGTTTCTAA
- a CDS encoding extracellular solute-binding protein, whose amino-acid sequence MLTSIIREKKIFLNLLHSKLFIVYFLLISSFIASFLSAEELKKEVNVYSYRQPFLVKPLFDKFTSQTGIKVNVIFAQKGLLEKIKLEGRRSPADVLLTVDITRLLEASQTIAQEVNSDVLIQHIPPAFRGQQNRWFGLTQRARVAFVSNRLPEVTQLTYTDLADPKWQGKICTRSGQHPYNLAMFAAYLTKHGEAATQEWLSGLKQNLARKPSGNDRAQVRAVYAGECDIAIGNTYYMGAMVENDKNPEQKDWAKSVHMVFPDNHTTGTHVNLSGMVMARYAPNKDNGQKLMEFLVSKEAQKIYANLNYEYPVRADTLPSPLLQSWGILNPDTTHAADIAANRTKASRLVDIVGYDR is encoded by the coding sequence ATGCTTACATCCATTATTCGTGAGAAAAAAATATTTTTAAATTTACTCCATAGCAAACTCTTTATTGTTTATTTTCTATTAATATCATCTTTCATAGCAAGTTTCTTATCCGCTGAAGAGTTGAAAAAAGAAGTAAATGTGTACTCTTATCGCCAACCTTTTCTGGTGAAACCCTTATTTGACAAATTTACGAGCCAAACTGGGATTAAGGTCAACGTCATATTTGCCCAAAAAGGCCTGCTGGAGAAAATCAAACTTGAGGGGCGGCGCAGTCCTGCAGATGTTCTACTGACCGTGGATATTACCCGACTTCTCGAAGCATCACAGACGATTGCACAAGAAGTAAACTCGGATGTTTTAATACAACACATCCCACCAGCTTTTCGCGGACAACAAAATCGCTGGTTCGGTCTGACACAACGCGCCCGGGTAGCCTTTGTTTCCAATCGCTTGCCGGAGGTAACACAACTCACCTATACCGATTTGGCAGATCCCAAATGGCAAGGGAAGATATGCACCCGTTCCGGGCAACATCCTTATAACCTTGCCATGTTTGCCGCTTATCTAACCAAACATGGCGAAGCGGCAACTCAAGAATGGCTTAGCGGCCTGAAACAAAACCTCGCCCGCAAGCCTTCAGGCAACGATAGGGCGCAAGTCCGTGCGGTATATGCCGGGGAATGTGATATCGCCATCGGCAACACTTATTACATGGGAGCCATGGTTGAAAATGACAAAAACCCGGAGCAAAAAGACTGGGCCAAATCCGTTCATATGGTTTTTCCGGATAATCACACCACAGGAACACATGTTAATTTGTCCGGGATGGTGATGGCTCGTTATGCGCCTAATAAAGATAATGGGCAAAAACTCATGGAATTTCTAGTTTCGAAGGAAGCCCAGAAAATTTATGCAAATTTAAACTACGAATACCCCGTCAGAGCCGATACCTTACCCTCGCCGCTTCTTCAATCATGGGGCATACTGAATCCAGACACGACCCATGCGGCTGATATTGCCGCTAACCGGACAAAAGCGAGCCGATTAGTCGATATTGTTGGCTATGATAGATAA
- a CDS encoding SDR family NAD(P)-dependent oxidoreductase, with the protein MTQLNGKVFVITGSGDGIGRSTAQVAAQKGAHIIVNDLNPVAAEDTAKLIQNDGGKADHFQLDVTDRDAVFELAKRVETDFGGADLLLNNAGVSMRVTVEKMTMEEMEWMMGINVYGVLNGTQAFLSQIKENNGHIINVSSILGLIGMSTQSAYNAAKFAVAGFSEALRLEMLEHDVRVSTVFPGGVRTKIATRTRLPQDEDTEEARSELQKGFNQMAFTTPMDAGKIIVKGIEKESPRILIGRDAMHIDIMRRLFPARYAKYLGLTRGLNP; encoded by the coding sequence ATGACTCAGCTCAATGGAAAAGTTTTCGTCATTACCGGGAGCGGCGATGGCATTGGTCGCTCAACAGCCCAAGTCGCAGCCCAAAAGGGCGCCCATATCATTGTTAACGACCTCAATCCAGTGGCGGCAGAGGATACCGCGAAGCTAATTCAAAATGATGGCGGAAAAGCTGATCACTTCCAGCTTGACGTTACCGATAGAGATGCCGTGTTTGAACTTGCCAAGCGTGTCGAAACAGATTTCGGTGGGGCCGATCTCTTACTAAATAATGCGGGCGTATCCATGCGCGTAACTGTTGAAAAAATGACAATGGAAGAAATGGAATGGATGATGGGCATTAATGTCTATGGCGTTCTTAATGGCACTCAGGCTTTTCTTTCTCAAATCAAAGAAAATAATGGACATATAATTAATGTCTCAAGCATTCTTGGATTAATCGGCATGTCCACACAATCGGCTTATAATGCCGCTAAATTTGCCGTTGCCGGTTTCTCTGAAGCGCTTCGCCTCGAAATGCTGGAGCATGATGTTCGCGTCTCAACTGTTTTCCCGGGAGGTGTAAGAACCAAAATCGCCACACGCACCCGCCTCCCCCAAGATGAAGACACCGAGGAAGCCCGCAGTGAACTGCAAAAAGGGTTCAATCAGATGGCCTTCACGACACCCATGGATGCAGGTAAAATTATTGTTAAAGGCATAGAAAAAGAAAGTCCACGAATTCTCATCGGACGCGATGCAATGCATATTGATATTATGAGAAGACTTTTCCCCGCGCGTTATGCAAAATATCTGGGTCTAACGCGGGGATTAAATCCTTAG
- a CDS encoding GcrA family cell cycle regulator, producing MAWTEERVELLKKLWTEGLSASQIARQMGGVTRNAVIGKVHRLGLSGRATPARVSTAKVGTQTTRTRQSQPSIAGTKLSYDKDESLHEMKYDPAPEPILSPEERASVLNLTEHTCKWPIGDPGTSSFHFCGARSKHGSPYCETHIVLAYQPVERRRRKSSGQG from the coding sequence ATGGCTTGGACAGAAGAAAGAGTAGAATTACTCAAGAAACTTTGGACAGAAGGTTTAAGTGCGAGCCAGATAGCCAGGCAAATGGGCGGAGTGACACGCAATGCGGTAATTGGTAAAGTGCATCGTCTTGGTCTCTCAGGTCGTGCGACACCTGCGCGGGTATCAACCGCCAAAGTAGGTACCCAGACCACTCGAACACGGCAGTCCCAACCAAGCATTGCCGGAACTAAGCTCTCCTATGATAAAGATGAGAGTTTACACGAAATGAAATATGACCCCGCGCCTGAGCCAATTTTATCGCCAGAAGAACGTGCCAGCGTGTTGAATCTTACGGAACATACCTGCAAATGGCCAATCGGTGATCCGGGCACGTCTAGCTTTCATTTTTGTGGCGCGAGAAGCAAACATGGTAGCCCTTATTGCGAAACTCATATTGTTTTGGCTTATCAACCAGTCGAACGACGTCGCAGAAAAAGTTCAGGGCAAGGTTAA
- a CDS encoding ABC transporter permease, with product MSSELQNTDNSTFHHTWPAQGARRFGFVNWVGLWTLYLREVRRFWKVVFQTVGAPVVTTLLFLAIFSLALGGLRPDISGTPFTNYLAPGLVIMAMLQNAFANTSSSLLIGKVQGNVVDILMPPLSAGELTTAIALGGLTRGLIVGIFTFIGMTFFVDFSLSHTWAVLYFAVSGSLLMSFLGMLVGIWAEKFDHMQAITNFIVTPLTFLSGTFYSVEQLPEPAQVFSSFNPFFYMIDGFRYGFIGQPEGNLLVGVLLLTALNIILWMSCYIMFARGYRIKA from the coding sequence ATGTCATCTGAACTGCAGAACACGGATAATTCAACTTTTCACCATACCTGGCCCGCCCAAGGTGCTAGACGCTTTGGCTTTGTGAATTGGGTCGGGTTATGGACGCTATACCTGCGTGAAGTTCGGAGATTTTGGAAAGTCGTTTTTCAGACAGTGGGTGCGCCGGTTGTAACAACCTTGCTATTTTTAGCAATTTTTTCTCTGGCTCTGGGTGGCTTACGCCCCGATATTAGCGGTACACCTTTCACAAACTATCTCGCACCGGGTTTGGTGATTATGGCAATGTTGCAAAATGCTTTTGCCAACACCTCGTCATCTTTATTAATCGGTAAAGTTCAGGGTAATGTGGTTGACATTCTTATGCCGCCTTTATCTGCTGGCGAACTAACCACGGCGATTGCGTTGGGCGGGCTGACAAGGGGGCTGATTGTCGGCATTTTTACCTTTATAGGTATGACCTTTTTTGTCGATTTCTCTCTGAGCCATACATGGGCGGTGCTTTACTTTGCAGTATCCGGCTCGCTGTTAATGTCATTTTTAGGCATGTTGGTTGGAATTTGGGCTGAAAAATTTGATCATATGCAGGCAATAACTAATTTTATTGTTACGCCTCTGACATTTTTATCCGGTACTTTTTACTCAGTGGAACAATTACCTGAACCGGCGCAGGTGTTTTCATCCTTTAATCCCTTCTTTTACATGATTGATGGCTTCCGCTATGGCTTTATTGGACAGCCGGAAGGAAATTTATTGGTTGGGGTGCTTCTTCTGACCGCATTGAATATCATTCTATGGATGAGTTGCTACATCATGTTTGCTCGCGGTTATCGTATTAAAGCCTAA
- a CDS encoding aspartate aminotransferase family protein, translating into MQTHNDNGINPVMGTYNRSPLSFVRGDGAWLETETGDKYLDFTTGIAVNSLGHGHPKLVAALKVQAEKLWHVSNLYTVPEQQALAAKLTELTFAEKIFFCNSGAEAIEGSIKTARKYFADKGEDSRYEIICFAGAFHGRTLAALAATGNESYLNGFGPPLAGFKHVDSFDIELVKAVITPATAAILIEPIQGEGGVVPVPFPFLKDLRELCDSHGLLLIFDEVQCGIGRTGKLFAHQWTDITPDIMSVAKGIGGGFPLGAILATEEAAAGMVPGTHGSTYGGNPLGMAVGKVVIDTIAAPEMLETICQNGLALKQKTDSVIDRFPDILSEIRGEGLMLGLKAVIENKKLVEALRGQKLLTVGAGDNVVRLLPPLTITLEEVDIAVKALESACEDLRATEKTMDKKVEEV; encoded by the coding sequence ATGCAAACGCACAACGATAATGGGATTAACCCGGTTATGGGTACTTATAATCGCAGTCCTCTGTCATTTGTCAGGGGGGATGGCGCGTGGCTGGAAACAGAAACTGGTGACAAATATCTAGATTTTACTACGGGCATTGCAGTCAATTCGCTAGGACACGGGCATCCAAAACTTGTCGCTGCCCTTAAGGTTCAAGCTGAGAAGCTTTGGCATGTCTCAAATCTATATACTGTGCCGGAACAACAAGCGTTGGCGGCGAAGCTCACAGAGCTCACATTTGCTGAGAAAATCTTTTTTTGCAATTCAGGTGCTGAAGCCATTGAAGGCTCAATTAAAACGGCTCGGAAATATTTTGCCGATAAAGGTGAGGATAGTCGTTATGAAATAATCTGTTTTGCGGGGGCTTTTCATGGGCGTACGCTGGCAGCGTTGGCAGCCACGGGTAATGAGAGTTATCTTAACGGTTTCGGCCCGCCTTTGGCAGGTTTCAAACATGTTGATAGCTTTGATATAGAACTTGTTAAAGCGGTTATTACCCCTGCCACGGCGGCGATATTAATTGAGCCCATTCAGGGTGAGGGCGGGGTTGTGCCAGTGCCTTTTCCTTTTTTAAAAGACTTAAGAGAGCTTTGCGACTCACATGGTTTGCTCCTTATTTTTGACGAGGTGCAATGCGGCATTGGCCGGACGGGGAAACTTTTCGCGCATCAATGGACAGATATCACACCTGATATAATGTCCGTTGCCAAAGGTATAGGGGGAGGTTTTCCCCTCGGTGCGATACTTGCAACCGAAGAGGCGGCGGCTGGTATGGTTCCGGGCACACACGGGTCCACCTATGGCGGTAATCCACTGGGGATGGCTGTTGGTAAAGTTGTTATCGACACGATTGCCGCGCCTGAAATGCTGGAGACAATTTGTCAAAATGGTTTGGCGTTAAAACAGAAAACTGATTCAGTCATCGACCGCTTTCCAGATATTCTCTCTGAAATACGCGGTGAAGGTCTGATGCTCGGACTAAAGGCCGTGATTGAAAATAAAAAACTTGTTGAGGCGCTACGGGGTCAAAAACTGCTCACAGTTGGCGCGGGGGACAATGTGGTAAGACTTTTGCCCCCCCTGACCATAACGCTGGAAGAAGTAGATATTGCTGTGAAAGCGCTGGAGTCGGCATGCGAGGATTTACGCGCTACTGAGAAGACGATGGATAAGAAAGTGGAGGAGGTTTAA
- the argF gene encoding ornithine carbamoyltransferase: MTPKHFLDLSDLTAHTVRDIVDEARHRKEARAGLPNGTPDADQPLAGKLLALVFDKPSTRTRVSFDLAMRQLGGDTLMLNHNDMQLGRGEPLSDTAKVLSRYVDAIMVRTGPHENLTELAAEASVSVINGLTAFSHPCQILADILTIEEHRGPIKGQKIAWLGDGNNVSVSWIHAASLLDFELHLAVPENFRPPEDVLSWAAERDAKIVFSNSPEAAVDQAIAVNTDCWVSMSDNPEEAAARAKAFEPYRVTEALMNLSDNGVFLHCLPAYRGNEVEARVIDGPQSVVFDEAENRNHIQKAILLWCFEG, encoded by the coding sequence ATGACCCCGAAGCACTTTTTAGATTTATCTGATCTAACTGCGCATACCGTCAGAGACATTGTTGACGAAGCCAGACATCGTAAAGAGGCACGCGCTGGTTTGCCAAATGGCACACCTGACGCAGATCAACCCCTTGCCGGGAAGTTACTCGCCTTGGTATTTGACAAACCTTCCACGCGGACGCGTGTGTCTTTTGATCTTGCCATGCGGCAGCTGGGCGGGGACACCCTGATGCTAAACCATAATGATATGCAACTTGGCAGAGGTGAACCACTCTCGGATACGGCAAAGGTGCTCAGTCGTTATGTAGATGCCATTATGGTGAGAACGGGCCCACATGAAAATCTGACGGAGCTTGCGGCAGAGGCGAGTGTCTCGGTGATAAACGGGCTCACTGCTTTCAGCCATCCTTGTCAAATTCTCGCAGATATTTTGACGATTGAAGAACACCGCGGTCCCATAAAGGGTCAAAAAATTGCTTGGCTGGGTGATGGCAACAATGTGTCCGTTTCGTGGATACATGCGGCAAGCCTTTTGGATTTTGAATTGCACCTTGCCGTACCGGAGAATTTCAGACCGCCAGAGGATGTCTTGTCATGGGCTGCCGAGAGAGATGCTAAAATTGTTTTTTCTAACTCACCCGAAGCAGCAGTGGATCAAGCAATAGCGGTTAATACGGATTGCTGGGTGTCTATGAGTGATAACCCTGAGGAAGCGGCGGCAAGGGCTAAGGCTTTTGAACCTTACCGCGTGACTGAAGCATTAATGAACTTGTCGGATAATGGTGTCTTCTTGCATTGCTTGCCAGCCTATCGTGGTAATGAGGTAGAAGCGCGTGTCATAGATGGGCCGCAATCGGTGGTATTTGACGAAGCGGAAAATAGAAACCATATACAAAAAGCAATTCTGCTTTGGTGTTTTGAAGGATAA